One window from the genome of Canis lupus dingo isolate Sandy chromosome 15, ASM325472v2, whole genome shotgun sequence encodes:
- the HEYL gene encoding hairy/enhancer-of-split related with YRPW motif-like protein — translation MKRPREPSGSDSESDGPIDVGREGELSQMARPLSTPSPSQMQARKKRRGIIEKRRRDRINSSLSELRRLVPTAFEKQGSSKLEKAEVLQMTVDHLKMLHATGGTGFFDARALAVDFRSIGFRECLTEVIRYLGVLEGPSSRADPVRIRLLSHLNSYAAEMEPAPTPTGPLAFPAWPWSFFHSCPGLSAPSNQLTILGRVPGPILPSASSLAYPIPALRTPPVRRAAGAVLPARRNLLPSRGASSTRRARPLERPAAPLPVAPSIRAARSSHVAPLLRSSSPVPPGIVGSPTYVAVPAARPSSPGAAGRPGVLCPSWVSEITEIGAF, via the exons ATGAAGCGGCCCAGGGAGCCCAGCGGCTCTGACAGCGAGTCCGACGGACCCATCGACGTGGGCCGCGAGGGCGAGCTGAG cCAGATGGCCAGGCCGCTATCCACCCCCAGCCCTTCACAGatgcaagccaggaagaaacGCAGAGGG ATCATAGAGAAGCGGCGCCGAGACCGCATCAACAGCAGCCTTTCTGAGTTGCGGCGCTTGGTCCCCACCGCCTTTGAGAAACAG GGCTCCTCCAAGCTGGAGAAGGCCGAGGTCCTGCAGATGACAGTGGATCACTTGAAAATGCTCCACGCCACCGGTGGGACAG GATTCTTTGATGCCCGGGCCCTGGCGGTGGACTTCCGGAGCATCGGTTTTCGGGAGTGCCTCACCGAGGTCATCAGGTACCTGGGGGTCCTGGAAGGGCCGAGCAGCCGTGCAGACCCCGTCCGGATTCGTCTTCTCTCACACCTCAACAGCTACGCAGCCGAGATGGAGCCTGCTCCCACACCCACTGGCCCCCTGGCcttccctgcctggccctggtCCTTCTTCCATAGCTGTCCTGGGCTGTCAGCCCCAAGCAACCAGCTCACCATCCTGGGAAGAGTGCCCGGTCCCATCCTCCCCAGCGCCTCCTCTCTGGCTTACCCCATCCCAGCGCTCCGAACCCCTCCTGTGCGCAGAGCCGCGGGCGCTGTCCTGCCAGCCCGGAGGAATTTGCTGCCCAGTCGAGGGGCATCTTCCACGCGGAGGGCCCGCCCCCTGGAGAGGCCAGCTGCCCCCCTGCCCGTGGCACCCAGCATCAGGGCTGCCAGGAGCAGCCACGTGGCACCCCTCCTACGATCTTCTTCCCCCGTGCCCCCTGGCATCGTGGGGTCCCCCACTTATGTGGCCGTTCCTGCCGCCAGGCCCTCTTCcccaggggcagctgggaggcCAGGAGTGCTCTGCCCCTCCTGGGTCTCCGAAATCACTGAAATCGGGGCTTTCTGA